The Granulicella arctica genome segment GAGTAGCCGCCGCCTTCTTTTGGAGCGGGAACGGCGGTGTCAGCTTGTAGGTCCAGAAGGGCGGGATCTGTGGGAATTGCGGTCGATGCCATCAAAACTCCATGCGGCAAGGCCCGAGATGTTCGTTTCGGGGCTGCCCCGCATCTGTGATCGACTCTAAGTTCTCATCGATTCAATGACTTACGGGGATTCTTGCCGGTGATTTTCTATCTAAATTATACCATGGCTGAGGCTTGCTTTTGCTGCTTTCCATTGGTGGGCCTTTGCGAACGGCGAAAGCGGAGGCTATCGATGCGAGCTTGGATTTACATTGAGCAAAACGGAAGTGAGTTATATTGCATGTATCGAGAAATCCATTTGAATCAGAGATTTCGCTTCAAACCGCCATTGCCGGGTCTGGTCGCTCGTAGTACTGTTTTTCTTGAAGCGAGTGTGCCTTAGTGATGAGAGCGACGATAGCGTTACCCCCGGCGCATCTCCGCGGGTCTGGATATCTGAAGCCATTGGACGGCGTTCGTGGCGTGGCCATTTTGATGGTCATCTGTTTCCATGCATTTTCGTCGAACGTCGCGGCTGGTGGGCCAGCGGTGCGTTTTATCGGCGGCCTGCTGGGGTATGGATTCTTCGGGGTCGATCTGTTTTTTGTCCTGTCGGGATTCCTGATTACGGGGATTCTTGTGGACTCGGTTGAGGGGCCTGGATTCTTCCAGCGATTCTATGCGCGCCGGGCCCTTCGGATCTTTCCCCTCTACTACGGCCTTCTGTTCTTGCTGTTTTTGCTGACGCCGGTGCTGCATCTACAGTGGCATGGCATGGGGTGGCTCATGTTGGCCTATCTACAGAACATGAACAAGGGAATCGCGAATTTCAGTCCTGGTGCGGGGCTGGCGTTGAATCATCTCTGGTCGTTGGCGATTGAAGAGCAGTTTTATCTCGCATGGCCGGCGGTGATCTTTCTGGTGCGCGGCCGCCGGAGGCTCTTGTGGACGACGCTGCTGTTGTCGGCGGCGTCGCTGATGCTCCGGATATGGCTGATTTCAAAGGGGGTAAGTCCGCTGGCGATCCACCTGAATACGGTAACGCGTGCGGACTCGCTGCTGTTGGGAGGAGCGCTGGCGCTGTTGTATCGCTCGGACTATTGGGAGCGATGGATCAAGATTGCGCCTTGGGGCTTTCTGCTGGCGGCGGTGACGGTGGTGCTCTCGATTGCGGTGCTTGGTGCGGAATCCTCGCAGGATACGTCGTTCGCGTCGCGGCTGTGGGCCAATGGGCCTCGGTATACGGTATTGGCGTTAGGGTTTGGCTGCCTGATTGCGTGGTCGCTGAAGCCGGGCTCGGTGTGCGGCTGGCTCTTTGAGCGGCGGTGGCTGCGGTTCTTTGGAAAATATAGCTATGGAATCTATGTGATCCATATGGTGCCGCTGGGGTTGCTGGTGGGGTTGCAGCGCGGGTCGATTGTTCGATGGACGCATAGCAAGCTACTGGCGGTGGTCGTATCGGGAGGGGTTTCGCTGGCACTGGCGATTGGTGCGGCGTATCTGAGCTTCCACTTTTATGAAAAGCGTTTTCTGCGGTTAAAGGCTTTTTTTGACTATGCGCCGAAGCCGGTTGCAGCTTTTGATAAGGAAAGAGCGGGTGTTTCGGCTCCGCATCTGGTAGACTCATAAGGTTGTTGCAGTAGAGTCTTTTTCTGTCAGGAACACCATGCCCAAGTTGAAGACACACAGCGGCGCAGCCAAGCGCTTTCATAAGACTGCCACCGGGAAGTTCAAGCGCGGCCAGTCGAAGATGCGCCATATCCTCACCTCGAAGGCGACCAAGACCAAGCGTAAGCTCGGCGGGTCGGCAATGATCTCCGATGCGGATCAGCACAAGGTTGCCCGGATGCTTCCTTACGCCTGAGCTTCAGGCAAGAAGGATAGAGTTTTTCAAGTCGAGCCGCTGAAAAGCAAAGGGCCAGAGACGCGTTGAGGCCCCTGGGTGCAGATCACCCACCGAGACTTGAAGTTGCATAGCGAGTGAAGAGGCCACCTTACCTCCAGCCGCTGAGACGATGTACGCAAAAGGAGATGCAGTATGCCCCGTGTAAAACGGAGTACCAAACGTAACGACCGCCGCAAAAAGATCCTGAAGCGCGCGAGTGGTTACTTCCTCACGAAATCCAAGCTGTACCAGGCTGCTCAGGAAGCAGTCGAGCGCGGACTGAAGTTCGCCTACACCGGCCGTAAGCAGAAGAAGCGTCAGTTCCGCTCGCTGTGGATCGTTCGTATCGGCGCAGCTTCGCGCCAGCATGGTATGAGCTACTCGACCTTCATCAATGGTTTGAAGCGCGCTGGGAATGGTCTGGATCGCAAGATTCTGGCTGATATCGCCGCGAACGATGCAGCAGGATTTGCTGCTTTGGTGGCACAGGCTAAGGCCGCGCCGAAGACGGTTCCTGCGAACGCTGCTTAGTTGTTTTGATCCGCTCGCATGCGGGTTACGAAAGGGCATGGCCAATGGTCATGCCCTTTTTGTTTTGCTCGTCCGTCATATGAATCAAGTATTCTAGTCACTATGCCCGAAACGAACTCTGTCCAGGCGCCCACCCCGACTTTAGAGGTTCCATTCGAGTCGTGGGGACGCTACCCCACTTATCCGGCCAGGATGATTCCGCTGAATTGGCAGACGGATTTTCCGGCTGCGCTTGCGGGTTTGCATAATGGCGCGCTTCCTGTGGGCATGGGGCGGAGCTACGGCGATGTGTGCCTGCTGAAGGGCGGCAATCTTTTGCTGACCACGGGAATGGATCGTCTGCTGCACTTCGATACAGAGACGGGCATTCTGACGGCGGAGGCTGGCGTTACGCTGGCCCAGATTCTGGACTTTGCTGTTCCGCGGGGCTTCTTTCTCCCGGTTACTCCGGGGACGAAGTATGTGACGCTTGGCGGCGCGATCGCCAATGATATTCATGGGAAGAACCATCATGTTGCCGGGACCTTTGGCGCGCATGTGACGGAGTTTGAGCTGGTTCGGTCGGACGGGTCGCGGCGGATCTGCTCGCCTACCGAGAACTTAGATTTTTATGCGGCTACGATTGGCGGGCTTGGGCTTACGGGCGTGATTACGTGGGCG includes the following:
- a CDS encoding acyltransferase family protein, with the translated sequence MRATIALPPAHLRGSGYLKPLDGVRGVAILMVICFHAFSSNVAAGGPAVRFIGGLLGYGFFGVDLFFVLSGFLITGILVDSVEGPGFFQRFYARRALRIFPLYYGLLFLLFLLTPVLHLQWHGMGWLMLAYLQNMNKGIANFSPGAGLALNHLWSLAIEEQFYLAWPAVIFLVRGRRRLLWTTLLLSAASLMLRIWLISKGVSPLAIHLNTVTRADSLLLGGALALLYRSDYWERWIKIAPWGFLLAAVTVVLSIAVLGAESSQDTSFASRLWANGPRYTVLALGFGCLIAWSLKPGSVCGWLFERRWLRFFGKYSYGIYVIHMVPLGLLVGLQRGSIVRWTHSKLLAVVVSGGVSLALAIGAAYLSFHFYEKRFLRLKAFFDYAPKPVAAFDKERAGVSAPHLVDS
- the rpmI gene encoding 50S ribosomal protein L35, with product MPKLKTHSGAAKRFHKTATGKFKRGQSKMRHILTSKATKTKRKLGGSAMISDADQHKVARMLPYA
- the rplT gene encoding 50S ribosomal protein L20; this encodes MPRVKRSTKRNDRRKKILKRASGYFLTKSKLYQAAQEAVERGLKFAYTGRKQKKRQFRSLWIVRIGAASRQHGMSYSTFINGLKRAGNGLDRKILADIAANDAAGFAALVAQAKAAPKTVPANAA